In one Aeromicrobium erythreum genomic region, the following are encoded:
- a CDS encoding glycosyltransferase family 2 protein — translation MSVDSAVEALDAATTPYAPPVTVVVPTHDRPTLMAEAVRSVLLQEYAGPVEVVVVFDACEPVLPDVALLPGQSLRAVVNDRVRGLAGARNTGILAASHPFVAFLDDDDTWLPGKLAAQMPLFRDHPDARLVATAMQVDDGERLTDRLVPADVVSHAELVRERFGGLHSSSFVFRRDALVDEIGMIDEDLPRGYAEDTDVLLAASRLAPVRLVNEPLVRVRWQGQSYFFGRWADYAAALTYLLHKHPQFADDDAAHARMLSQIAFGEVSSGQRRAGRRHARQALALRPTTLRAWLALAVGLRLLTPGAVVTVARRFGKGI, via the coding sequence GTGAGCGTCGACAGCGCGGTCGAGGCGCTCGACGCCGCGACGACCCCGTACGCACCGCCCGTCACCGTCGTCGTGCCCACCCACGACCGCCCGACGCTGATGGCCGAGGCCGTGCGCAGCGTCCTGCTGCAGGAGTACGCCGGACCGGTCGAGGTCGTCGTGGTCTTCGACGCCTGCGAGCCGGTGCTGCCCGACGTCGCGCTGCTGCCGGGCCAGAGCCTGCGCGCCGTGGTCAACGACCGCGTCCGCGGCCTCGCCGGCGCCCGCAACACCGGCATCCTGGCCGCCAGCCACCCGTTCGTCGCCTTCCTGGACGACGACGACACCTGGCTACCGGGCAAGCTGGCCGCCCAGATGCCGCTCTTCCGCGACCACCCGGACGCCCGGCTGGTGGCCACCGCGATGCAGGTCGACGACGGCGAGCGCCTCACCGACCGGCTCGTCCCCGCCGACGTCGTCTCGCACGCCGAGCTCGTGCGCGAGCGGTTCGGGGGCCTGCACTCCAGCAGCTTCGTGTTCCGGCGCGACGCGCTCGTCGACGAGATCGGCATGATCGACGAGGACCTCCCGCGTGGCTACGCCGAGGACACCGACGTGCTCCTGGCGGCGTCGCGGCTCGCGCCCGTGCGACTCGTGAACGAGCCCCTCGTACGGGTGCGCTGGCAGGGCCAGTCCTACTTCTTCGGGCGCTGGGCCGACTACGCCGCCGCGCTCACCTACCTCCTCCACAAGCACCCGCAGTTCGCCGACGACGACGCGGCGCACGCGCGGATGCTCTCGCAGATCGCGTTCGGCGAGGTCTCCTCCGGTCAGCGTCGGGCCGGCCGCCGGCACGCCCGGCAGGCCCTGGCGCTGCGACCCACCACCCTGCGCGCCTGGCTGGCGCTCGCCGTCGGTCTGCGTCTGCTGACGCCCGGCGCCGTCGTCACCGTCGCGCGACGCTTCGGAAAGGGCATCTGA
- a CDS encoding UDP-N-acetylglucosamine--LPS N-acetylglucosamine transferase gives MRILIACSSGGHLAQALALEPWWGEHERLWVTGPTEDARLKLRDERVIECAWPTQRNLPNLARNMVLARRVIDEWRPDVVFSTGAAVAVPFLRQARRVGARSIFLETIDRIDKPSLTGRLVYPFVDEYLTQWDQLTEKLPRAQTVGLVL, from the coding sequence ATGCGCATCCTCATCGCCTGCTCCTCCGGCGGACACCTCGCCCAGGCCCTCGCCCTCGAGCCCTGGTGGGGCGAGCACGAGCGGCTCTGGGTCACCGGGCCCACCGAGGACGCCCGGCTGAAGTTGCGCGACGAGCGCGTCATCGAGTGCGCGTGGCCGACGCAGCGCAACCTGCCGAACCTCGCCCGCAACATGGTGCTGGCCCGCCGGGTCATCGACGAGTGGCGTCCCGACGTGGTCTTCAGCACCGGCGCCGCCGTCGCCGTGCCGTTCCTGCGCCAGGCGCGCCGGGTCGGCGCCCGGTCGATCTTCCTGGAGACGATCGACCGCATCGACAAGCCGTCGCTGACCGGACGGCTGGTGTACCCGTTCGTCGACGAGTACCTGACGCAGTGGGACCAGCTCACCGAGAAGCTGCCGCGCGCGCAGACCGTCGGCCTGGTGCTGTGA
- a CDS encoding adenylyltransferase/cytidyltransferase family protein, with product MSITRTTYGVGYASGVFDMFHVGHLNLLRRARHRCRHLVVGVASDEYVEILKGRQPVVPCDERIDIISALGIVDEVVIDRSEDKRMVWEQRPFDVIFKGDDWQGTPKGYRLERTMGEIGVDVVYYPYTRQTSSTMLRAHLTGAELEGLA from the coding sequence GTGAGCATCACGCGCACGACCTACGGGGTGGGATACGCCAGCGGCGTGTTCGACATGTTCCACGTCGGCCACCTCAACCTGCTGCGCCGGGCACGGCACCGCTGCCGCCACCTCGTGGTCGGCGTCGCGAGCGACGAGTACGTCGAGATCCTCAAGGGTCGCCAGCCCGTCGTGCCGTGCGACGAGCGCATCGACATCATCTCCGCCCTCGGCATCGTCGACGAGGTGGTCATCGACCGCTCCGAGGACAAGCGCATGGTGTGGGAGCAGCGGCCCTTCGACGTGATCTTCAAGGGCGACGACTGGCAGGGCACGCCCAAGGGCTACCGGCTCGAGCGCACGATGGGCGAGATCGGCGTCGACGTCGTCTACTACCCGTACACGCGGCAGACGTCGAGCACCATGCTCCGCGCCCATCTCACCGGTGCCGAGCTGGAGGGGCTCGCGTGA
- a CDS encoding YihY/virulence factor BrkB family protein codes for MSAVDKVDRFQRRHRFVGLPLAVIYKYFDDQGPYLAAIVTYYAFVAVFPLLLISTSILGFVLQGDPQLRESLLNTALSQFPIVGDQLGSEQGLQGSTTAIVVGSIAALYGAMGLGQAAQNAANIAWSVPRNSRANPFLMRLRSLIFLAIAGIGILVLAVATSVLANPDAFGGLVGPATGWIVRGTGFVLTAAIFVGLFRLVSAGRAHTRSVLPGAIFAAVGWQLLQLAGNSYVTRVINRASQTVNQTFALVLGLLAFIFVAAVLVVMALELNVVLRRHLYPRALLTPFTDNVELTEADERAYTAYAKAQRHKGFQVIEARFEKDEDEPPGTTP; via the coding sequence ATGAGCGCCGTCGACAAGGTCGACCGCTTCCAGCGTCGGCACCGGTTCGTCGGGCTGCCGCTCGCGGTGATCTACAAGTACTTCGACGACCAGGGCCCCTACCTGGCGGCGATCGTCACCTACTACGCGTTCGTCGCGGTGTTCCCCCTGCTGCTCATCTCGACGTCGATCCTGGGCTTCGTGCTGCAGGGCGACCCGCAGCTGCGCGAGAGCCTGCTGAACACGGCGCTGAGCCAGTTCCCGATCGTCGGCGACCAGCTCGGCAGCGAGCAGGGCCTGCAGGGCAGCACGACGGCGATCGTCGTGGGTTCGATCGCGGCCCTCTACGGTGCGATGGGGCTCGGCCAGGCCGCGCAGAACGCCGCGAACATCGCGTGGTCGGTCCCGCGCAACAGTCGCGCCAACCCGTTCCTCATGCGGCTGCGGAGCCTGATCTTCCTCGCCATCGCCGGCATCGGCATCCTCGTGCTCGCCGTCGCGACGTCGGTGCTGGCCAACCCCGACGCGTTCGGGGGACTCGTCGGGCCCGCCACCGGGTGGATCGTGCGCGGTACCGGCTTCGTGCTCACCGCCGCGATCTTCGTCGGTCTCTTCCGCCTGGTGAGCGCGGGACGGGCGCACACCCGCTCGGTGCTGCCCGGCGCGATCTTCGCCGCCGTCGGCTGGCAGCTGCTGCAGCTGGCCGGCAACTCCTACGTGACGCGCGTGATCAACCGCGCGAGCCAGACGGTCAACCAGACGTTCGCGCTGGTCCTCGGGCTGCTCGCGTTCATCTTCGTCGCGGCCGTGCTCGTCGTCATGGCGCTGGAGCTCAACGTGGTGCTGCGCCGACACCTGTACCCCCGCGCGCTGCTGACGCCGTTCACCGACAACGTCGAGCTCACCGAGGCCGACGAGCGCGCCTACACGGCCTACGCGAAGGCGCAGCGGCACAAGGGCTTCCAGGTGATCGAGGCTCGTTTCGAGAAGGACGAGGACGAACCGCCGGGCACCACGCCCTAG
- a CDS encoding dioxygenase: protein MTTIPSGPRVEHRLSDLEQRLRPSERMPVLFVGHGNPMHAIRENHYTHTWTVEGQRLPEPQAIVVVSAHWLTPGRTHVTDAPRNRVIYDFGGFPEELSRVQYDTVGDHEVARVLAHRLAEYEAALDSQWGLDHGTWSVLKYLAPAPQVPVLQISIDDTLPLPRLHELYGRLRRLRDQGVLFIGSGNIVHALGRARWEPEAPAWDWAEQFDADTAAALTDRRLDQLLDPYGTWREARIAVPTDEHYRPMVAALSLLHPEEEVRFFNASIDMGSIGMRSFVTV from the coding sequence GTGACCACCATTCCCTCGGGCCCACGGGTCGAGCACCGCCTGAGCGACCTCGAGCAGCGGCTGCGGCCCAGCGAGCGCATGCCCGTGCTCTTCGTGGGCCACGGCAACCCGATGCACGCCATCCGCGAGAACCACTACACCCACACGTGGACGGTGGAGGGGCAGCGGCTCCCGGAGCCCCAGGCGATCGTCGTCGTGAGCGCGCACTGGCTGACGCCGGGGCGCACGCACGTGACCGACGCACCGCGCAACCGCGTCATCTACGACTTCGGCGGCTTCCCGGAGGAGCTCTCGCGCGTCCAGTACGACACGGTCGGCGACCACGAGGTCGCCCGCGTGCTCGCCCATCGCCTCGCGGAGTACGAGGCCGCCCTCGACAGCCAGTGGGGCCTGGACCACGGCACCTGGTCGGTGCTGAAGTACCTCGCTCCCGCACCCCAGGTCCCCGTCCTGCAGATCAGCATCGACGACACCCTGCCGCTGCCGCGGCTGCACGAGCTGTACGGCCGCCTGCGCCGCCTGCGCGACCAGGGCGTGCTGTTCATCGGCAGCGGCAACATCGTGCACGCGCTCGGCCGCGCCCGCTGGGAGCCGGAAGCGCCGGCGTGGGACTGGGCGGAGCAGTTCGACGCCGACACGGCCGCCGCCCTGACCGACCGTCGTCTCGACCAGCTGCTCGACCCGTACGGGACCTGGCGGGAGGCGCGGATCGCCGTGCCCACCGACGAGCACTACCGGCCGATGGTCGCGGCGCTCAGCCTGCTGCACCCCGAGGAGGAGGTCCGCTTCTTCAACGCCTCCATCGACATGGGCTCGATCGGGATGCGCAGCTTCGTCACCGTCTGA
- a CDS encoding MFS transporter, with amino-acid sequence MAPTSDGDDRTPGPDWPGPSGSRAAGTAGDRDTLDDLGPDQEAPTGADTGTPPPRRGAKVASGLRRTGRTVARGGAGAVAGARRFTHAGGAGESGLSRLLELHAFNTAGDAAVAVSLAGTLFFTVPTEQASGQVALFLVLTMLPFAFVAPLIGPFLDRFRRGRRWAIGGTLAIRAFCCWVLAGAVAEESPAFYLAALGCLVASKAYGVTRASAVPRLLPEEFTLVKANSRISLTGTAAAAVSAPLAVGAAAIGAEWSLRYAFVLFVVGTVLAILLPARVDSSEGEEQVDLSDLSGRPAKRGITVSRHVVDALRSNAGLRLITGFLTIFMAFTLREPPASLGWTGNATILMGLVIGAAGAGNTLGVVIGSWTRSRSPHRVVLVVLLVDIVALVVAAAFFRWPVAALLGLTVGLCQSLGKLSLDALIQRDIGEEVRTSMFARSETLLQLSWVIGGLIGIGLFTLDADVALAMFVTAGVVVAWGVFVLRQAHLARRLPTEPVGPVPPPAP; translated from the coding sequence ATGGCCCCGACGAGCGACGGAGACGATCGCACGCCCGGCCCCGACTGGCCGGGTCCTTCCGGCAGTCGTGCCGCTGGCACGGCCGGCGACCGGGACACGCTCGACGACCTCGGCCCCGACCAGGAGGCACCGACCGGGGCCGACACCGGCACGCCTCCGCCTCGTCGCGGCGCCAAGGTCGCGTCGGGCCTGCGACGCACCGGGCGCACGGTGGCCCGTGGTGGCGCCGGAGCCGTCGCGGGTGCGCGCCGCTTCACCCACGCCGGTGGCGCGGGCGAGTCGGGCCTGTCGCGTCTGCTCGAGCTGCACGCCTTCAACACCGCCGGCGACGCGGCCGTCGCGGTCTCGCTCGCGGGCACCCTGTTCTTCACCGTGCCGACGGAGCAGGCCAGCGGCCAGGTGGCGCTCTTCCTTGTGCTGACGATGCTGCCGTTCGCGTTCGTGGCCCCGCTGATCGGCCCGTTCCTCGACCGGTTCCGTCGCGGCCGGCGGTGGGCCATCGGTGGCACGCTCGCGATCCGCGCGTTCTGCTGCTGGGTGCTCGCCGGGGCCGTGGCCGAGGAGTCGCCCGCGTTCTACCTCGCTGCCCTCGGCTGCCTGGTGGCCTCGAAGGCCTACGGCGTGACCCGCGCGTCGGCCGTCCCCCGGCTGCTCCCCGAGGAGTTCACGCTGGTCAAGGCCAACTCCCGGATCTCGCTCACCGGCACGGCTGCCGCGGCTGTCTCGGCACCGCTCGCCGTGGGTGCCGCCGCGATCGGCGCCGAGTGGTCGCTGCGGTACGCGTTCGTCCTGTTCGTCGTGGGCACCGTGCTCGCGATTCTGCTGCCCGCGCGCGTCGACTCCAGCGAGGGCGAGGAGCAGGTCGACCTGTCCGACCTCAGCGGCCGGCCCGCCAAGCGTGGCATCACGGTCTCGCGCCACGTCGTCGACGCGCTGCGCAGCAACGCCGGGCTCCGGCTCATCACGGGCTTCCTCACCATCTTCATGGCGTTCACGCTGCGCGAGCCGCCCGCCTCGCTGGGGTGGACGGGCAACGCGACGATCCTCATGGGCCTCGTGATCGGGGCCGCCGGCGCCGGCAACACGCTCGGCGTGGTCATCGGCTCGTGGACCCGCTCCCGCAGCCCTCACCGCGTGGTGCTGGTCGTGCTGCTCGTCGACATCGTCGCCTTGGTCGTGGCGGCGGCGTTCTTCCGCTGGCCGGTGGCCGCGCTGCTGGGCCTGACCGTCGGACTCTGCCAGTCGCTCGGCAAGCTCAGCCTCGACGCGCTCATCCAGCGTGACATCGGCGAGGAGGTGCGCACGAGCATGTTCGCGCGCTCCGAGACGCTGCTGCAGCTGTCGTGGGTGATCGGCGGACTCATCGGCATCGGCCTGTTCACGCTCGACGCCGACGTGGCCCTCGCCATGTTCGTGACGGCCGGCGTCGTGGTGGCGTGGGGCGTGTTCGTGCTGCGCCAGGCGCACCTGGCGCGACGTCTCCCGACCGAGCCCGTCGGTCCGGTGCCGCCGCCTGCGCCCTGA
- a CDS encoding exopolysaccharide biosynthesis polyprenyl glycosylphosphotransferase, translated as MTEPLSVVASVGTYHHPFDRFVDWLEPWADAQEAAVVFQHGSTRPLGRADNRTMMAPDELLEHYRRADVVVLQGGAGGVMDARRAGRIPIVVPRVPVDDEVVDDHQVVLSRRLAEMGLVHVAESREQLHRLLDEVAAGTLRTRSEELQPTAGVLEATRLLGDLPEARRDAEGRTRLGVPRSTRAPAGEEFLAARAQRRRSGMVRAVADAVRQGLVGYLLTFTTALALAVHFGLDGDVGRAVVAGVGAWLVYSWLAQPAAERASSLTPVVRLLGVVGAAVVAGLLLGVQSTPDLRRGLLAVLAAALVFVGYGVAHRVVRRRTPTVLVGEERRVRRLTDHWAGRRDVDVVASCVWRGDAESVPLGSPGSLSRIVPDVMATVYRQRARSVVIASDHALTTPALRHLAWALQRADVECLVLADMEDHVEYMRPRMVADQLALTMRPPNEHLVSVAVKSVVDRTAALVGLVVLSPVMLAVALAVRLTSAGPVIFRQERTGRDGTPFTMLKFRTMVVDAEERLDELVVRNEGAGPLFKLDDDPRVTPVGRVLRRTSLDELPQLVNVLLGHMSLVGPRPALPRETAQYSQWVWRRLHVRPGLTGLWQVSGRSQLSWEESIRLDLQYVNTWSLRLDARILLRTVRAVLVRDGAL; from the coding sequence GTGACCGAGCCGCTCAGCGTCGTCGCGAGCGTCGGCACCTACCACCACCCGTTCGACCGCTTCGTCGACTGGCTGGAGCCGTGGGCCGACGCGCAGGAGGCCGCCGTGGTCTTCCAGCACGGCTCGACCCGACCGCTGGGCAGGGCCGACAACCGCACCATGATGGCGCCCGACGAGCTGCTCGAGCACTACCGGCGCGCCGACGTCGTGGTGCTCCAGGGCGGTGCCGGCGGCGTCATGGACGCACGCCGCGCCGGTCGCATCCCGATCGTCGTGCCCCGCGTGCCGGTCGACGACGAGGTCGTCGACGACCACCAGGTCGTGCTCAGCCGACGGCTGGCCGAGATGGGGCTCGTGCACGTCGCGGAGTCGCGCGAGCAGCTGCACCGGCTGCTCGACGAGGTGGCCGCCGGCACGCTGCGCACCCGGTCGGAGGAGCTGCAGCCGACTGCCGGCGTCCTCGAGGCCACCCGGCTGCTCGGCGACCTGCCCGAGGCGCGCCGTGACGCCGAGGGGCGCACGCGCCTGGGCGTCCCGCGCAGCACCCGGGCCCCCGCAGGTGAGGAGTTCCTCGCCGCCCGCGCCCAACGTCGTCGCAGCGGCATGGTCCGGGCCGTCGCCGACGCCGTGCGGCAGGGACTGGTCGGCTACCTCCTGACCTTCACGACGGCCCTCGCGCTCGCCGTCCACTTCGGGCTGGACGGCGACGTCGGCCGCGCCGTCGTGGCCGGCGTCGGGGCGTGGCTCGTCTACAGCTGGCTCGCGCAGCCCGCGGCCGAGCGCGCCAGCTCGCTCACCCCGGTCGTCCGCCTGCTCGGCGTCGTCGGCGCGGCGGTCGTGGCCGGTCTGCTGCTCGGCGTCCAGAGCACGCCCGACCTGCGTCGCGGCCTGCTCGCGGTGCTGGCCGCCGCCCTCGTGTTCGTCGGCTACGGCGTCGCGCACCGTGTCGTCCGGCGTCGCACGCCCACGGTCCTGGTGGGCGAGGAGCGTCGGGTCCGCCGTCTGACGGACCACTGGGCCGGCCGGCGCGACGTCGACGTCGTGGCCTCGTGCGTCTGGCGCGGCGATGCGGAGTCCGTGCCCCTCGGCTCGCCGGGGTCGCTGTCGCGGATCGTGCCCGACGTCATGGCGACCGTCTACCGCCAGCGCGCCCGGTCCGTCGTCATCGCCTCCGACCACGCGCTCACCACGCCCGCGCTGCGCCACCTGGCCTGGGCGCTGCAGCGCGCCGACGTCGAGTGCCTGGTGCTCGCCGACATGGAGGACCACGTCGAGTACATGCGTCCGCGCATGGTGGCCGACCAGCTGGCGCTGACCATGCGGCCTCCCAACGAGCACCTGGTGTCGGTCGCGGTCAAGTCAGTCGTCGACCGCACGGCCGCGCTCGTCGGCCTGGTGGTCCTGTCGCCGGTGATGCTCGCCGTCGCCCTCGCAGTGCGGCTCACGTCGGCCGGACCGGTGATCTTCCGCCAGGAGCGCACCGGACGCGACGGGACACCGTTCACGATGCTGAAGTTCCGCACCATGGTCGTCGACGCCGAGGAGCGGCTCGACGAGCTCGTCGTCCGCAACGAGGGCGCCGGCCCCCTGTTCAAGCTCGACGACGACCCCCGGGTCACGCCCGTCGGACGCGTCCTGCGTCGCACGTCGCTCGACGAGCTCCCGCAGCTGGTCAACGTGCTGCTCGGCCACATGTCGCTCGTCGGCCCTCGGCCCGCCCTGCCGCGCGAGACGGCGCAGTACAGCCAGTGGGTCTGGCGACGGCTGCACGTGCGCCCCGGACTCACCGGCCTGTGGCAGGTCAGCGGTCGTTCGCAGCTGAGCTGGGAGGAGTCGATCCGGCTCGACCTGCAGTACGTCAACACCTGGAGCCTGCGCCTCGACGCCCGGATCCTGCTGCGCACCGTGCGCGCCGTGCTCGTACGTGACGGCGCTCTCTGA
- a CDS encoding AMP-binding protein, with product MSDIAYKLKVLRQIGLLKVQPPHRLLKAGIKLATWGPGFPSAVAAAAARFPNQTAIIDDAGEITWAELRDEINQTTAALKARGVQVGDAVALMGRNHRWMVVSMVSIMQIGAKVLLLNTMASASQLGELTRREGAKFAIVDQEFLKVTSEIDRDLVVVAWADDDSHGLPTLSGLAEGQPTDDHKKPSKPGGIVIFTSGTTGLPKGANRKEPENLDPLLTFFGSIPYHGNSTVVLAAPLFHSWGLINFGFGLSTVPTYVLRRKFDPAQVLEDIDRYKAEVLVVVPLMMQRLVNLDREVADRYDVSSLRITASSGSALAGDLAIDFMDRFTDSVYNFYGATETGWVSIASPEDLRAAPGTAGRVPWRTVAKILDTDGNELPPGETGVIYVGNEMQFGGYTDGNTKDFRDGLMHTGDLGYFDEDGRLFVAGRDDDMIISGGENVFPRELEDALIGHPSITDVVVVGVPDPDWGHCLAAYVVVKDGASLDEDEVVSYAKERVARFAVPRRTKFLDELPRNPTGKVMKRELPEFD from the coding sequence ATGAGTGACATCGCCTACAAGCTGAAGGTCCTGCGACAGATCGGCCTCCTCAAGGTCCAGCCGCCCCACCGGCTCCTCAAGGCGGGCATCAAGCTCGCCACCTGGGGCCCCGGCTTCCCGTCGGCTGTGGCCGCGGCGGCCGCCCGCTTCCCGAACCAGACCGCGATCATCGACGACGCCGGCGAGATCACGTGGGCCGAGCTGCGCGACGAGATCAACCAGACGACGGCCGCGCTCAAGGCCCGCGGCGTGCAGGTCGGTGACGCGGTCGCGCTCATGGGACGCAACCACCGCTGGATGGTGGTCTCGATGGTCTCGATCATGCAGATCGGCGCGAAGGTGCTGCTGCTCAACACGATGGCCAGCGCCTCCCAGCTCGGCGAGCTCACGCGACGCGAGGGCGCCAAGTTCGCCATCGTCGACCAGGAGTTCCTCAAGGTCACGTCCGAGATCGACCGCGACCTCGTCGTCGTGGCGTGGGCCGACGACGACTCCCACGGCCTGCCGACCCTGTCGGGCCTCGCCGAGGGGCAGCCGACCGACGACCACAAGAAGCCGTCCAAGCCGGGCGGCATCGTCATCTTCACCTCCGGCACCACCGGGCTGCCGAAGGGCGCGAACCGCAAGGAGCCGGAGAACCTCGACCCGCTCCTCACCTTCTTCGGGTCCATCCCGTACCACGGCAACTCCACGGTCGTGCTGGCCGCGCCGCTGTTCCACTCGTGGGGCCTCATCAACTTCGGGTTCGGCCTCTCGACCGTCCCGACCTACGTCCTGCGCCGCAAGTTCGATCCCGCGCAGGTCCTCGAGGACATCGACCGGTACAAGGCCGAGGTGCTCGTCGTCGTGCCGCTGATGATGCAGCGTCTGGTGAACCTCGACCGCGAGGTGGCCGACCGCTACGACGTCTCCAGCCTGCGCATCACCGCCTCGAGCGGCTCGGCGCTCGCCGGTGACCTGGCGATCGACTTCATGGACCGCTTCACCGACTCGGTCTACAACTTCTACGGCGCCACCGAGACCGGCTGGGTGTCCATCGCCTCGCCGGAGGACCTGCGCGCGGCACCCGGCACCGCGGGTCGCGTGCCGTGGCGCACGGTCGCGAAGATCCTCGACACCGACGGCAACGAGCTGCCGCCGGGCGAGACGGGTGTCATCTACGTCGGCAACGAGATGCAGTTCGGCGGCTACACCGACGGCAACACCAAGGACTTCCGCGACGGACTCATGCACACGGGCGACCTCGGCTACTTCGACGAGGACGGCCGCCTGTTCGTGGCGGGCCGCGACGACGACATGATCATCTCCGGCGGCGAGAACGTGTTCCCCCGCGAGCTGGAGGACGCGCTCATCGGCCACCCGTCCATCACCGACGTCGTGGTCGTCGGCGTGCCCGACCCCGACTGGGGCCACTGCCTTGCCGCCTACGTGGTGGTCAAGGACGGCGCGTCGCTCGACGAGGACGAGGTCGTCTCCTACGCCAAGGAGCGGGTCGCCCGCTTCGCCGTGCCGCGTCGGACCAAGTTCCTCGACGAGCTGCCCCGCAACCCCACGGGCAAGGTCATGAAGCGCGAGCTCCCCGAGTTCGACTGA
- a CDS encoding type II toxin-antitoxin system PemK/MazF family toxin, with the protein MDLTYAPKPDGRPDPGEIVWTWVPYEDDPAQGKDRPVLVVGRDGARLVGLMLTSKDHDRDAAQEARDGRFWLDIGSGPWDAQGRPSEVRVNRLIDVDPDAVRREGAVLDEPRFAAVLAAAAEHLELA; encoded by the coding sequence GTGGACCTGACGTATGCGCCGAAGCCCGACGGACGGCCCGATCCGGGGGAGATCGTGTGGACCTGGGTGCCGTACGAGGACGACCCCGCGCAGGGCAAGGACCGCCCGGTCCTGGTCGTCGGACGCGACGGCGCGCGGCTCGTCGGGCTGATGCTCACGTCGAAGGACCACGACCGCGACGCAGCCCAGGAGGCGCGTGACGGTCGCTTCTGGCTCGACATCGGGTCCGGGCCGTGGGACGCGCAGGGCCGACCCAGCGAGGTGCGGGTGAACCGGCTCATCGACGTCGACCCCGACGCGGTGCGTCGCGAGGGTGCCGTGCTCGACGAGCCCCGGTTCGCGGCGGTGCTCGCGGCCGCGGCAGAGCACCTCGAGCTGGCATGA
- a CDS encoding cold-shock protein, with amino-acid sequence MPTGKVKWYDTEKGFGFISSDEGGDVYVRSDALPADVTALKSGTRVEFGVAQGRRGDQALQVRVIEGSAPVSRTQARARRKKPEEMVTIVEDLIRLLDGLGEGYRHGRHPDARSAKPVAQLLRALATELDG; translated from the coding sequence ATGCCCACGGGCAAGGTCAAGTGGTACGACACCGAGAAGGGCTTCGGCTTCATCAGCAGCGACGAGGGCGGCGACGTCTACGTCCGCTCCGACGCGCTGCCCGCCGACGTCACCGCCCTGAAGTCGGGCACGCGCGTGGAGTTCGGGGTGGCGCAGGGCCGGCGCGGCGACCAGGCGCTCCAGGTGCGCGTGATCGAGGGCTCGGCTCCCGTCTCGCGCACGCAGGCCCGCGCCCGGCGCAAGAAGCCGGAGGAGATGGTGACGATCGTCGAGGACCTCATCCGTCTGCTCGACGGGCTGGGGGAGGGGTACCGGCACGGCCGTCACCCCGACGCCCGCTCCGCCAAGCCGGTCGCCCAGCTGCTGCGCGCGCTGGCCACCGAGCTCGACGGGTAG